GGTCGCCACCAAGCTTCGCTGGGGCCTTGCCGCCGACCAGGGCGAGGCCGATGCCCTGACCGTGTACGCCGAGGCCTGCGAGACCACGATCGTCCACTACACCCCCGCCCCGTAACCAGCGGCCCCCGTACACGCCTCCTCGGTCGAGCGGTGCGGGCTTCGCGCCCTCGAACGCACCGCTCACGCTTCCGTGCGCCGCTCACCGCGAAGGTGACGTCGATGCCGGTCCCGCTACGGCGCGGGGCCGGCGCGCCCTACCGTCGACCACCGACCCCGAGGAACCGTCCTGCCGATGACCAGCTCGCTGCGTGTTCTGCCCGCGCTCACCGCCGCCACGTGCATCGCCATCACGGTGACGACCGTCTCCTAGGCCGTCCCGGTCACCGCCACGCGGCCGAAAGCACGGAGCCGTGCATCCGCGGGGAGGCGGAGGGCAGAGCCGAGTCGTCCGTCGACGATGGGGAGATCCGGTACACCGAGGCGACGAAGTACGACACGGCCCGCAAGCACGCGCAGACGGTGTGGCAGGCCACACCACTGTCGAAAGTCAAACTCCGAGGCGACACGGCGACCACGGTGAACGACCTGGAATGGCGGGACTACAAAAAGGAGGACGGGCACGGCGGCTACCACCACCGCCGCAGCGGGGTCGCGGAGACCGACTACATCTACCTGAACAAGCAGTACCTCGACCCGCTCGGCGCGCTCCACAAGATCGGCTTCCAGCAGTCCGTCGCCGCACACGAGCTCGGGCACGCGCTCGGCCTGTGCCACAAGGGCGACCGGCACTTCTCCCTCATGTGGACAAGCGTGTCGAACCCACCTGTCACCGAACCCACCAAGGTCGACAAGGCCGGCTACAAGAAGATCTGGGGCTGATCGTGAAGCACAAGCGGACCACCCTGACCATCCTGGCCGCCGCCGCGGTCCTCACCACCGCCGGCGCAGCCTGGTACACCACCCTCGACACCCCCACCGGCAGCGGGCCACCTGCCGAAGCGCATCGCTTGTGTCTGCCCGCGACCGATACCGACGAGGACAAGGCCGGCTACGCCCAGACGATCGCGCTGGTCACCGTCGACCGCACGGTCGAGTACCGCGAGGGAGACGAAGCGGCGGGCGGAGCACTGCTGTCGAAGGTCACGGTCGCCCAGCGGCTCAAGGGAAGCCCGCCCACGACGATGACCATCGGGCAGTCCGTCCTCCGTCAGGCCGGCGGTGGATACACGAAGACGAAGCCGTCCTACCTGCCGCTCGAGCCCGGTCACCGCTACGTCGTCGGGACCGTCCCCGATCCGGCGTACGGCGACGGCTGGATCTGGTTCGCTACCGCCGCCGACAACGACCTGACCGCGGCCACCACCCGCTGGACGCGCGCCGTCGACCGGCAGGTCGCCCCACACCCCGACCCCGCCTGCAACGACGTCATCAACGACAGTCCCAGCCCCGCCACCCCCTGAAAGCCGTGCCCATGCGGGCTCGCGCGATTCCGGAAGCGACTGTGGCCCCATACCGAGGTGTAGGGCCACACAGGGGGCGTTCCAACGACCAATCGGTTCGGCCTCCCACGGCTCACCGCAGCGGCGCCGCCTCCGCGCCGGGGCCGGAGTTCAACCCTCCCGGGCACGATCCACCTGCTACGCGACGCGGACGAGCTACAGGGTCACGCCGACGGTGACGGGGCTCATTGACGAGGGCGATCCCGAAGGAGCGGCGGCGACACACACGCCGCATGGGAACAGCGCCCGCACTGAGGCTGGGTTGACGAGCAGCACTGGCTGCAGAGATGACAAGGCGCGCCTGCCTCTCCGTGGTCCCGTACCGACGGGTGTCGGACAGGGAGCATGGCGGGCATGACCACTGAGCATCCCGCCGAGCGGGGCGGCACGGGGCGCGACCGGTTCGCTGCCTTCTCCGAGCGGGCATCGAACGTCACCAGCTCGCCGCTGTTCTATGCCCTGTGTGTGTTCCTGGTCCTCGGCACCGTCGCCCTCCACCTCGTGCACCCGCCGCTGTCCTGGCTGATCTTCGCCGGGGATGTCATGACGTCGGTCAACCTCCTCTTGCTTGCCCTGCTGAAGAACACCGAACGGCGTGACACACACGCCGTTCAGCGCAAGCTGGACGCCATCGCTGCGGCACTGCTCGAGCAGCGCGAGGGCACGAGCCACGCAGCCGCTGACAAGCTGCGGCAGGCCATCCGCA
The sequence above is a segment of the Streptomyces sp. NBC_01255 genome. Coding sequences within it:
- a CDS encoding matrixin family metalloprotease, coding for MHRHHGDDRLLGRPGHRHAAESTEPCIRGEAEGRAESSVDDGEIRYTEATKYDTARKHAQTVWQATPLSKVKLRGDTATTVNDLEWRDYKKEDGHGGYHHRRSGVAETDYIYLNKQYLDPLGALHKIGFQQSVAAHELGHALGLCHKGDRHFSLMWTSVSNPPVTEPTKVDKAGYKKIWG